A DNA window from Penaeus vannamei isolate JL-2024 chromosome 5, ASM4276789v1, whole genome shotgun sequence contains the following coding sequences:
- the LOC138861802 gene encoding uncharacterized protein: MNKSMYEPGQLKATYSHKINSLTGLDIAHVYCDGSVLEDDRAGCGVIIRQFTGSGVVTTSTGMRLSNHISSTQAELWAILTALKEIEIINKDSYFFVDSRGALDSLNSKNPVFDHIVGECSLIAHRLRGQGRVIAFVWIPSHVGVTFNEDVDEIAKGAIRKHEVDIHCMRTLKQAKSNIKRTQLDYDEARKGEAIRKSDTLRHYMHLATNTDFAYGKGKSKWKDSVYMRIRLEYKYYWDTTETSSLAISTQLHQAAFTTP; this comes from the exons ATGAATAAATCCATGTATGAACCAGGTCAACTTAAAGCAACGTACAGTCATAAAATAAATAGTCTAACAGGACTTGACATTGCTCATGTTTACTGTGACGGGTCAGTCCTGGAAGATGACAGAGCTGGGTGCGGAGTCATCATCAGACAGTTCACTGGGAGCGGAGTGGTCACCACAAGCACTGGTATGAGACTGAGCAATCACATATCTTCAACACAAGCTGAACTATGGGCAATACTGACGGCGCTTAAAGAGATTGAAATAATTAATAAGGATTCCTACTTCTTTGTGGACAGCAGGGGAGCACTGGACTCACTTAACAGCAAGAACCCTGTGTTTGACCACATAGTTGGCGAGTGTAGTTTGATAGCTCATAGGTTGCGAGGTCAGGGGCGTGTGATTGCATTTGTGTGGATCCCTTCGCATGTAGGTGTCACCTTCAATGAAGATGTTGATGAGATCGCCAAGGGGGCGATCAGGAAGCATGAGGTAGACATTCACTGCATGCGGACTCTTAAACAGGCAAAGAGCAATATCAAGAGGACACAGTTAGACTATGACGAGGCCAGGAAGGGTGAAGCGATTAGGAAAAGCGATACTCTGAGACACTATATGCATCTAGCGACGAACACAGACTTTGCttatgggaagggcaagagcaaatggaaagacagtgtgtacatgagaatcaggcttgaatataaatactattggga CACCACTGAAACGTCTAGCCTAGCTATTTCCACCCAGCTTCATCAGGCAGCTTTCACCACCCCTTAA